Proteins found in one Thalassomonas actiniarum genomic segment:
- the tyrS gene encoding tyrosine--tRNA ligase codes for MTDVSQAFAEIKRGAEEILLEDELLEKLKQGKPLKIKAGFDPTAPDLHLGHTVLINKLRQFQQLGHEVIFLIGDFTGMIGDPTGKNVTRKPLSQDDVLANAETYKEQVFKILDPAKTRVEFNSTWMEPLGAAGMLKLASRQTVARMMERDDFKKRYAGGQAIAIHEFMYPLVQGWDSVALEADVELGGTDQKFNLLMGRELQKGEGQRPQTVLMMPLLEGLDGVQKMSKSLGNYIGITDTPNDMFGKIMSISDDLMWRYYQLLSFKPLEHIEGLKTKVAEGANPRDVKIELAKELIARFHDEAAAEGAHQEFINRFQKGALPDDMPELTIAAADGGVIAIANLLKEAGLVSSTSEAMRMIKQGAVKIDGEKVSDNKLTITAGSEAVYQVGKRKFAKVTLA; via the coding sequence ATGACAGATGTCAGCCAGGCGTTTGCGGAGATAAAACGCGGCGCAGAAGAAATCTTGCTGGAAGATGAATTATTAGAAAAATTAAAGCAAGGTAAGCCGTTAAAGATCAAAGCAGGATTTGATCCGACGGCGCCGGATCTGCATTTAGGTCATACCGTGCTTATCAATAAACTTCGCCAGTTCCAGCAATTAGGTCATGAAGTGATCTTTTTGATCGGTGATTTCACCGGCATGATCGGCGATCCTACCGGCAAAAACGTTACCCGTAAGCCGTTAAGCCAGGATGACGTGCTGGCCAATGCCGAAACCTATAAAGAGCAGGTGTTTAAAATTCTGGATCCGGCAAAAACCCGGGTAGAGTTTAACTCCACCTGGATGGAGCCGCTTGGCGCCGCAGGTATGTTAAAGCTGGCTTCACGGCAAACCGTGGCCCGTATGATGGAGCGCGACGATTTTAAAAAGCGTTATGCCGGCGGCCAGGCGATTGCCATTCACGAGTTTATGTACCCTCTGGTGCAGGGCTGGGATTCTGTGGCGCTGGAAGCGGATGTGGAGTTAGGCGGTACCGATCAGAAGTTTAACCTCTTGATGGGGCGTGAGCTGCAAAAGGGCGAAGGACAAAGACCGCAAACCGTACTGATGATGCCGTTGCTGGAAGGTTTGGACGGGGTGCAGAAAATGTCTAAGTCTTTGGGTAACTATATCGGCATTACCGATACGCCTAACGATATGTTTGGCAAGATCATGTCGATTTCCGATGATCTGATGTGGCGTTATTACCAGTTATTAAGCTTTAAGCCGTTGGAGCACATCGAGGGCTTGAAAACCAAAGTGGCCGAAGGTGCCAATCCCCGTGATGTAAAAATTGAGTTGGCGAAAGAGCTGATCGCCCGTTTTCATGACGAAGCCGCTGCCGAAGGTGCGCACCAGGAATTTATTAACCGTTTCCAAAAAGGCGCCTTGCCGGATGATATGCCGGAATTAACCATAGCAGCTGCCGACGGTGGTGTGATTGCCATTGCCAACTTGCTTAAAGAAGCCGGTCTGGTGAGCAGTACTTCTGAAGCCATGCGTATGATTAAGCAAGGCGCAGTGAAAATTGACGGTGAAAAGGTCTCGGATAATAAACTGACCATCACCGCAGGAAGTGAAGCCGTGTACCAGGTAGGTAAGCGTAAGTTTGCCAAGGTAACCTTAGCGTAA
- the nosR gene encoding transcriptional regulator NosR, whose translation MTLLLSVIALLSFSLPVQALFVSPPKAPEPIIKQLFPEATSIGEKSGEPPVWKILKGEQVLGYAFETNDIARIPAYSGEPVNMLVAFDAEGVYLGAKVLEHHEPIILAGIPESKLYEFADQYTGLNVSQRLKVGGNQKDDMIHLDGLSGATVTVMVMNVAITKSATKVARSLGIIEESDEIKQPMATLLEDVYAQANWQQLTGDGSIRKLYLDRARVDQAFVGTEAEHIDEATAEQKKDMFAEVYFAQLDIENIGRNVLGDQEYAWLKEELKPGEHALILMGNGYSFKGSGYVRGGIFDRIQLLQSDEAIAFRDLDHHRITDITIAGAPDFSEKSIFIIREHEEFNPGVDWQLELLVRRQTGPVDSIFTSFKGDYSTLDKYVHRPPVVLPEPELTLTQQVWQEHSLEVTVLLGLMAVLLATLFFQDVLVRHPSFLHNFRHGFLVVTVVFIGWVWGGQLSVVNVFTFLQAFMSNFSWDLFLLDPVIFILWIAAAVTILLWGRAVYCGWLCPFGALQELLNVFARYIKIPQVELPFAVHERLWAIKYLILLALFGLSLDSLALAEQFAEIEPFKTTFLLKFDRQWPFVFWAVFLLVINLFNRKFFCRYLCPLGAALSTSNSIRLFNWLKRRPECGQPCKTCAKECEIQAIYPDGTINMRECHYCLDCQITYFNEQKCPPLKKRARKQRQYKENQIEAVTVTAE comes from the coding sequence ATGACCTTACTCTTGAGCGTTATTGCCTTATTAAGTTTTTCCCTGCCGGTGCAGGCATTATTTGTTAGCCCGCCAAAAGCGCCCGAGCCTATTATCAAGCAACTTTTCCCGGAAGCAACCAGCATAGGTGAAAAATCCGGTGAACCTCCGGTTTGGAAAATATTAAAAGGCGAACAAGTTTTAGGTTATGCCTTTGAAACCAATGATATTGCCAGGATCCCGGCCTATTCAGGCGAGCCGGTCAATATGCTGGTGGCCTTTGATGCTGAAGGGGTTTATTTAGGGGCTAAAGTGCTTGAGCACCATGAACCCATCATCCTTGCCGGAATTCCCGAGTCTAAATTATATGAGTTTGCGGATCAGTATACCGGTTTAAATGTCAGTCAGCGCCTGAAAGTCGGTGGCAATCAAAAAGATGACATGATCCATCTCGACGGTTTATCCGGTGCTACCGTGACCGTAATGGTGATGAATGTGGCCATTACCAAGTCGGCCACTAAAGTGGCGCGCTCGTTAGGCATTATCGAGGAAAGTGATGAAATCAAACAGCCGATGGCGACCTTGCTGGAAGATGTTTATGCACAGGCAAACTGGCAACAGCTTACCGGCGACGGCTCTATCAGAAAGCTCTATCTGGACCGGGCCAGGGTAGATCAGGCCTTTGTCGGCACAGAAGCCGAGCATATCGACGAAGCCACAGCAGAGCAAAAAAAGGATATGTTCGCCGAGGTGTATTTTGCCCAGCTCGATATTGAAAACATCGGCCGCAACGTTTTGGGTGATCAGGAATATGCCTGGTTAAAAGAAGAACTTAAGCCGGGGGAGCATGCGCTGATCCTGATGGGCAACGGCTATTCCTTTAAAGGTTCGGGTTATGTGCGCGGCGGCATCTTTGACCGTATCCAGTTGCTGCAAAGTGATGAAGCCATTGCTTTTCGCGATCTCGACCATCACAGGATCACGGATATTACCATCGCAGGTGCGCCGGATTTCAGTGAAAAGTCGATCTTTATTATCCGCGAGCACGAAGAGTTTAATCCCGGTGTCGACTGGCAGTTGGAGCTGTTGGTGCGCCGTCAAACGGGACCTGTCGACAGTATTTTTACCAGCTTTAAGGGCGATTACAGCACTTTGGACAAATATGTGCACCGCCCGCCCGTGGTGTTGCCTGAGCCCGAATTAACCCTTACCCAGCAAGTGTGGCAGGAGCACAGTCTGGAGGTCACTGTTTTACTGGGCTTGATGGCGGTATTGCTGGCGACCTTATTCTTCCAGGATGTGTTGGTGCGCCACCCGAGCTTTTTGCATAATTTCCGCCATGGCTTTCTGGTGGTGACCGTAGTCTTTATCGGCTGGGTTTGGGGCGGGCAGCTGTCCGTGGTTAATGTCTTCACCTTTTTACAGGCCTTTATGAGTAATTTTTCCTGGGATCTGTTCCTGCTCGACCCGGTGATCTTTATCCTCTGGATTGCCGCCGCCGTGACCATTTTGTTGTGGGGACGCGCCGTGTATTGTGGCTGGTTATGTCCTTTCGGCGCCCTGCAGGAGTTACTCAATGTCTTTGCCCGCTATATCAAGATACCGCAAGTCGAATTGCCGTTTGCTGTTCATGAGCGCTTGTGGGCGATTAAGTATTTAATTTTATTGGCACTGTTTGGGCTGTCGCTGGACTCTTTGGCCCTGGCCGAGCAGTTTGCCGAAATCGAACCTTTTAAAACCACCTTCTTATTGAAGTTTGACCGCCAGTGGCCTTTTGTTTTCTGGGCTGTTTTCTTGCTGGTGATCAATTTATTCAACCGTAAGTTTTTCTGTCGCTATTTGTGCCCGTTGGGCGCGGCCTTGTCTACCAGCAACAGCATCAGGTTATTTAACTGGCTTAAGCGCCGCCCGGAATGCGGCCAGCCTTGTAAAACCTGTGCCAAAGAATGCGAAATTCAGGCGATTTATCCCGATGGCACCATTAATATGCGGGAGTGCCATTACTGCCTGGATTGCCAGATCACTTACTTTAACGAGCAAAAATGTCCGCCGTTGAAAAAGCGGGCACGTAAGCAACGTCAATATAAAGAAAACCAGATAGAAGCCGTCACTGTCACCGCCGAATAA
- the nosZ gene encoding TAT-dependent nitrous-oxide reductase translates to MMSNEDTQVNETQVENEDRRKFFGKTALLGAGAVAAPMTATMFASMAKAQASEVANSPVIHPGELDEYYGFWSGGHSGEVRILGIPSMRELMRIPVFNTDSATGWGLTDESKRIKGDSAHLHAGDSHHPHMSMQDGRYDGKYVFINDKANTRVARIRCDVMKTDKMLTVPNVQAIHGLRVQKVPYTKYVICNGEFEIPMNNDGKSSLEDVGSYRSLFNVIDAESMEVAFQVMVDGNLDNTDADYDGKYFASTCYNSEMGMNLGDMISSERDHVVVFNLARCEAAVKAGKFKTYNGNSIPVLDGRKGSKLTRYIPVPKSPHGMNTSPNGKYFVANGKLSPTVSVIEIAKLDDLFNDKIKPRDAIVAEPELGLGPLHTAFDNKGYAYTTLFLDSQIAKWNVEDAIAAHNGKKVNYIRQKLDVHYQPGHNHTSAGETRDADGKWLISLCKFSKDRFLPVGPLRPENDQLIDISGDEMKLVHDGPTFAEPHDCMIVHRSKVKPKKLWPRTDPIFAETIAMAKRDGVDVYTDNKVIRDGKKVRVYMTSIAPTYGMNEFKVKLGDEVTVVVTNLDQVEDVTHGFCMTNHGVQMEIGPQATASITFTADKPGVQWYYCNWFCHALHMEMRGRMLVEA, encoded by the coding sequence ATGATGAGCAATGAAGATACCCAGGTAAATGAAACCCAGGTTGAAAATGAAGACAGACGTAAGTTTTTTGGCAAAACCGCCCTTTTAGGTGCCGGTGCCGTTGCTGCCCCGATGACGGCGACTATGTTTGCCTCTATGGCCAAGGCGCAGGCCAGTGAAGTGGCCAACAGCCCGGTTATCCACCCCGGTGAACTCGATGAATATTATGGTTTCTGGAGTGGCGGTCATTCCGGTGAAGTACGCATTTTGGGCATTCCTTCCATGCGTGAACTGATGCGTATTCCTGTGTTTAATACCGACAGCGCCACAGGTTGGGGTCTGACGGATGAAAGTAAGCGCATCAAAGGCGACAGCGCCCATTTGCATGCCGGTGATTCTCATCACCCCCATATGAGTATGCAAGACGGCCGCTATGACGGTAAATATGTCTTTATCAATGATAAGGCCAATACCCGGGTTGCCCGTATCCGCTGTGATGTGATGAAAACCGATAAAATGCTTACTGTGCCTAATGTCCAGGCCATCCACGGTTTGCGGGTACAAAAGGTGCCTTATACCAAGTATGTGATCTGTAACGGTGAGTTTGAGATCCCCATGAACAATGACGGCAAGTCATCTTTAGAAGACGTCGGCAGCTACCGCTCATTGTTTAATGTTATTGATGCCGAGAGCATGGAAGTGGCGTTCCAGGTCATGGTAGACGGTAACCTGGATAATACCGATGCCGACTATGACGGCAAGTATTTCGCTTCCACCTGTTATAACTCGGAAATGGGCATGAACCTGGGGGATATGATCTCCTCGGAGCGCGACCATGTGGTGGTCTTTAACCTGGCCCGTTGTGAAGCGGCGGTAAAAGCCGGTAAGTTTAAGACTTATAACGGTAACAGTATTCCGGTACTGGACGGCCGCAAAGGTTCAAAACTGACCCGCTACATTCCTGTGCCTAAGTCGCCACACGGCATGAATACTTCCCCGAACGGTAAGTACTTTGTCGCCAACGGTAAGTTATCGCCGACGGTTTCCGTGATCGAAATAGCCAAGCTGGATGACTTGTTTAACGACAAAATCAAGCCGCGTGATGCTATCGTTGCCGAGCCTGAATTAGGTTTAGGGCCGCTGCATACCGCCTTCGATAATAAAGGTTATGCTTATACGACCCTGTTCCTGGACAGCCAGATTGCCAAGTGGAATGTAGAGGATGCTATTGCTGCCCATAACGGCAAAAAAGTGAACTACATCCGTCAGAAGCTCGACGTGCACTATCAGCCGGGTCATAACCATACTTCTGCCGGTGAAACCCGGGATGCCGATGGTAAGTGGCTTATTTCACTGTGTAAGTTCTCAAAAGACAGATTCCTGCCGGTAGGTCCGCTGCGTCCTGAAAATGACCAGCTGATCGATATTTCCGGTGATGAAATGAAGCTGGTACATGACGGCCCGACTTTTGCCGAGCCCCATGACTGTATGATAGTGCACCGCAGTAAAGTGAAGCCGAAAAAACTCTGGCCGCGTACCGATCCGATTTTTGCCGAAACCATTGCCATGGCAAAACGTGACGGTGTAGATGTTTATACCGACAACAAGGTGATTCGCGACGGCAAAAAAGTGCGGGTTTATATGACTTCGATCGCACCGACTTACGGCATGAATGAGTTCAAGGTAAAACTGGGTGATGAAGTTACTGTTGTGGTAACCAACCTGGATCAGGTGGAAGATGTAACTCACGGTTTCTGTATGACCAATCACGGGGTACAGATGGAGATCGGGCCGCAGGCGACGGCTTCTATTACCTTCACCGCCGACAAACCCGGCGTGCAATGGTACTACTGTAACTGGTTCTGTCATGCGCTGCACATGGAAATGCGTGGCCGTATGCTGGTAGAAGCTTAA
- a CDS encoding nitrous oxide reductase family maturation protein NosD, with translation MGKKVIYFLLALLMPLLSGQGVAKEWQLSPGDNLQQQLNLSADGDVLLLAPGTYTGNFVIEKAIRLSGVEGAVIDAGGQGNAITIKSSGITIENLSIINWGDDLTAQNAGIYSDKATNKLTIQNNRLKGDGFGMWLQKSQHLSVLNNTVEGNPDIRSADRGNGIQLSSIKHAEVRGNTIFHTRDGLYIISSQDNLIKGNTMHDLRYGVHYMYSHSNKVINNLAHRTRAGYALMSSRNLEVLGNTSRNSEDYGFLMNFITSSQIKNNVIEKVWTKPENKVLGRDGKGLFVYNSAYNTISGNKVESAEIGIHLTAGSENTKVYGNSFIDNPTQVKYVSNKKQEWSQEGQGNFWSNYLGWDMDGDNIGDTVFEPNDGIDKLIWQYPEMKILMDSPAVLILRWVQRQFPVLKPPGIKDSFPLMLPPVPAKERRVTDSATTSPQLAAAASGNNYHE, from the coding sequence ATGGGTAAAAAAGTGATTTATTTCCTGCTTGCACTCCTGATGCCTTTGCTGTCAGGGCAAGGGGTGGCGAAGGAATGGCAGCTATCGCCTGGGGACAATTTACAACAGCAATTAAACCTGAGTGCTGACGGAGATGTCTTGCTGCTGGCTCCGGGTACCTATACCGGTAACTTTGTTATCGAAAAAGCGATCCGGCTGTCGGGAGTTGAAGGGGCGGTGATCGATGCCGGGGGGCAGGGCAATGCCATTACCATTAAAAGTTCCGGCATCACCATAGAAAACTTGTCCATTATCAACTGGGGAGACGATCTGACCGCCCAGAACGCCGGTATTTATTCCGACAAGGCCACCAATAAGTTAACGATACAAAACAACCGCTTAAAAGGCGACGGTTTTGGTATGTGGCTGCAAAAAAGCCAACATCTTAGCGTGTTGAACAATACCGTTGAAGGTAACCCGGACATACGTTCGGCGGACCGGGGCAATGGCATCCAGCTCTCTTCCATCAAGCATGCCGAAGTGCGCGGTAATACCATCTTTCATACCCGGGACGGCCTTTATATTATTTCCAGCCAGGACAACCTGATCAAAGGCAATACCATGCATGACCTGCGTTACGGCGTGCATTATATGTACTCCCACAGCAATAAGGTGATCAACAATCTGGCGCACAGGACCCGGGCGGGGTATGCCCTGATGAGTTCCCGCAACCTGGAGGTACTGGGCAATACCAGCCGCAACAGCGAAGATTACGGTTTTTTAATGAATTTTATTACCTCTTCGCAAATTAAAAACAATGTGATTGAGAAAGTCTGGACCAAGCCGGAAAACAAGGTGCTGGGACGGGACGGAAAAGGTTTGTTTGTTTATAACTCTGCCTACAACACCATCTCGGGTAATAAGGTCGAGTCGGCGGAAATCGGTATTCATCTCACGGCGGGGTCGGAAAATACTAAGGTGTACGGCAACAGCTTTATTGATAATCCTACCCAGGTGAAATATGTCTCCAATAAAAAGCAGGAATGGAGTCAGGAAGGTCAGGGGAACTTCTGGAGCAATTATCTCGGCTGGGATATGGACGGCGACAACATCGGCGATACCGTGTTTGAGCCGAACGACGGCATAGATAAACTGATCTGGCAATATCCGGAAATGAAGATCCTGATGGACAGTCCGGCGGTATTGATTTTGCGCTGGGTGCAGCGCCAGTTTCCGGTGTTAAAACCGCCGGGCATTAAAGACAGCTTTCCGTTAATGTTACCGCCGGTGCCGGCAAAGGAGCGCCGGGTAACCGACTCAGCTACAACATCGCCGCAGCTGGCTGCTGCGGCATCAGGAAATAATTATCATGAATAA
- a CDS encoding ABC transporter ATP-binding protein: MNKAPLVSLSGVSKSYPKLTALDNVSMELNQGEVLGLFGHNGAGKTTMMKLILGVISPSKGQVQVMGMAPDSKAAWHSRAKVGYLPENVSFYEHLTGLEVLTYFARLKGLDKKDALALIEQVGITHAMKRQVKTYSKGMRQRLGLAQAFIGAPKLLLLDEPTVGLDPIATAEFYQTVDQLKNQGTSIILCSHVLPGVEQHIDRAIILSSGKMLAMGTLAQLRRDANLPVAIKPCGLNGAVREDAKLMAYLTDPSGANEQTLYVPEQDKLAILRQLLAYEHLTDVKVEAASLEQVYQHYLSGAHKLTSREKRS; this comes from the coding sequence ATGAATAAAGCACCATTGGTTTCTTTATCCGGGGTCAGCAAAAGCTACCCCAAACTCACCGCACTGGACAATGTCTCTATGGAGCTGAACCAGGGAGAAGTACTGGGGCTGTTCGGCCATAACGGCGCCGGTAAAACCACTATGATGAAGCTGATCCTCGGGGTCATTTCCCCGAGTAAGGGCCAGGTACAGGTAATGGGCATGGCGCCGGACTCAAAAGCGGCCTGGCACAGCCGCGCCAAGGTCGGTTACCTGCCGGAAAATGTCAGTTTTTACGAGCACCTGACCGGGCTGGAAGTGCTGACCTATTTCGCCCGCCTCAAAGGCCTGGATAAAAAAGACGCCCTGGCGTTAATCGAGCAAGTGGGTATTACCCATGCCATGAAACGCCAGGTGAAAACCTACTCCAAAGGGATGCGCCAACGGCTGGGCCTGGCCCAGGCATTTATCGGTGCGCCTAAGTTATTATTGCTGGACGAACCTACCGTAGGTTTAGATCCCATTGCCACCGCGGAGTTTTACCAGACGGTGGACCAGCTGAAAAACCAGGGCACCAGTATTATCTTATGCTCCCATGTTTTGCCCGGGGTCGAACAGCATATTGACCGGGCGATCATCTTGTCATCGGGTAAAATGCTGGCCATGGGCACCCTGGCCCAGCTACGCCGGGATGCCAATCTGCCGGTGGCCATTAAGCCTTGCGGACTTAACGGCGCGGTGCGCGAAGATGCCAAACTGATGGCTTATTTAACCGATCCGTCCGGGGCTAATGAGCAGACCTTATATGTGCCGGAGCAGGACAAACTGGCGATCCTCAGGCAATTACTCGCTTATGAACATTTAACCGATGTTAAGGTGGAAGCCGCCAGTCTGGAGCAGGTGTATCAACATTATTTAAGCGGCGCCCACAAGCTAACCAGTAGAGAGAAACGGTCATGA
- a CDS encoding ABC transporter permease, translated as MRQIFTVANKEFHDGLRNRWFISITLIFALLSVGLTYFGAAASGTTGVTSLSTTVASLSSLAVFLIPLIALLVSYDSFVGEQEGGTLLLLLTYPLSKSQLLLGKFLGQGSIIALATFLGFGTSAVLLYINLGSSELVATFAVFITSAVLLGLSFTAIAYILSLLVSEKSKAAGLALIVWFLFALAFDLVMLALLVGIEEGLSQQGLTQLMMLNPSDIFRLVNLAGLDSTDVNGVLAVAINASMGQGVLFGLLLLWVVLPLSVAIAIFRKKKL; from the coding sequence ATGAGACAAATATTTACCGTAGCCAACAAAGAATTCCATGACGGTTTAAGAAACCGCTGGTTTATTTCCATTACCTTGATTTTTGCGCTGTTGTCTGTGGGATTAACTTATTTTGGCGCCGCTGCCTCCGGCACCACAGGAGTTACTTCGTTATCGACAACCGTGGCCAGTTTATCCAGTTTGGCGGTATTTTTAATTCCGCTGATTGCCTTGCTGGTGAGTTATGACAGTTTTGTCGGCGAGCAGGAAGGCGGCACTTTATTATTGCTGCTGACCTATCCGCTAAGTAAAAGCCAGCTATTGCTGGGAAAATTCCTCGGGCAAGGCAGCATCATTGCCCTGGCCACTTTTTTAGGGTTCGGTACCTCGGCGGTGCTGCTTTATATCAATCTCGGTAGCAGCGAGCTGGTGGCAACCTTTGCCGTGTTCATCACCAGTGCGGTTTTGCTTGGCCTGAGTTTTACCGCTATTGCCTATATCTTAAGTTTACTGGTGAGTGAAAAATCCAAGGCCGCCGGACTGGCGCTCATTGTCTGGTTTTTATTTGCCCTGGCCTTTGATCTGGTGATGCTGGCGCTCCTGGTGGGCATTGAAGAGGGTTTAAGCCAGCAGGGTTTAACCCAGCTGATGATGCTTAACCCTTCGGATATTTTCCGCCTGGTGAACCTGGCGGGCCTGGACAGCACGGATGTTAACGGTGTGCTGGCGGTGGCGATCAATGCCAGTATGGGACAGGGGGTTTTGTTCGGCCTGCTACTGCTTTGGGTGGTGTTGCCGTTATCTGTGGCGATTGCTATTTTTAGGAAAAAGAAATTATGA
- a CDS encoding nitrous oxide reductase accessory protein NosL: MKKLFSSGLSVFLSLFLLASCGGDDKQLAMVQKAVAIESGEECHLCGMIISNFAGPKGELYRKEQQNTVHKFCSTRDMFSYYLDPENQRNVSVMYVHDMSKMPWEAPDDGYFIDAKSAWFVAGSNKTGAMGKTLASFSKQEDARTFAKAYGGKVINFEQVKLAVLM; the protein is encoded by the coding sequence ATGAAAAAATTATTTAGCTCAGGTTTATCGGTATTTTTGTCCCTGTTTTTGCTGGCTTCCTGCGGCGGGGATGACAAGCAGCTGGCGATGGTACAAAAAGCGGTGGCAATTGAAAGCGGTGAGGAATGCCATTTATGCGGCATGATCATCTCTAACTTTGCCGGGCCAAAGGGTGAGTTATACCGTAAGGAGCAGCAAAATACCGTGCATAAGTTTTGCTCCACCCGGGATATGTTCAGTTATTACCTGGATCCGGAAAACCAGCGCAATGTCAGTGTCATGTATGTTCATGATATGAGTAAAATGCCCTGGGAAGCCCCCGATGACGGTTACTTTATCGATGCCAAAAGCGCCTGGTTTGTTGCCGGTTCAAACAAGACCGGTGCCATGGGTAAAACTTTGGCCAGCTTCAGCAAGCAGGAAGATGCCCGGACCTTTGCCAAAGCATACGGCGGTAAGGTGATTAACTTTGAACAGGTCAAGTTAGCCGTCCTGATGTGA
- a CDS encoding DUF4136 domain-containing protein: MSFHPLIVGILILLLAGCSLQKSAGVRYQEKFDFGSVRAYSFLPRDSVANEEQNISDVMRNNIELALEQVLDDSGLHYTEARHSDLVVAYHLIQGQSHGPYQIGVNHQALKRYNLGVKYCEYCLKSGSDPGSRKLRRLDVGTLILDLLDPDNQRSVWRSIYPVKIKAEDNSRKVQEKIQTAIALMLAQYPGKSA; this comes from the coding sequence ATGTCGTTTCACCCTCTTATTGTCGGGATATTAATTTTATTGTTGGCCGGCTGCTCGCTGCAAAAAAGCGCCGGGGTCCGTTATCAGGAAAAGTTTGATTTTGGCAGTGTCCGGGCCTATTCCTTTTTGCCCCGGGACTCGGTGGCGAACGAAGAGCAAAACATCAGCGATGTGATGCGTAATAATATTGAGCTGGCGTTAGAGCAGGTGCTGGATGATTCGGGACTTCACTACACTGAGGCCCGCCACTCGGATCTTGTGGTTGCCTATCATCTGATCCAGGGGCAGTCTCATGGGCCATACCAAATCGGTGTAAATCACCAGGCGTTAAAACGTTACAATCTCGGGGTGAAATATTGCGAATATTGCCTGAAATCCGGTTCGGATCCCGGTTCGAGAAAATTGCGGCGACTTGATGTCGGCACTTTGATCCTTGACCTGCTCGACCCCGATAACCAACGCTCGGTGTGGCGCAGTATCTATCCGGTAAAAATTAAAGCCGAAGATAACAGTCGCAAGGTGCAGGAAAAAATCCAGACGGCGATCGCCCTGATGTTGGCACAATACCCGGGAAAATCCGCCTGA
- a CDS encoding ribonuclease E inhibitor RraB produces the protein MNFPDDDTGQVLAEMHQAGIDLSVSHEVVFFQLFEQQAQAKAMADFIKETMPQVSVSLHPDETPNVWDLDCTVSMVPAYEDVVAREQQFESIAAKFDGYNDGWGIEA, from the coding sequence ATGAATTTTCCAGACGATGATACCGGCCAGGTACTGGCTGAAATGCACCAGGCGGGCATTGACCTGAGTGTTAGCCATGAGGTGGTTTTTTTCCAGTTATTTGAGCAGCAGGCCCAGGCCAAGGCGATGGCGGATTTTATTAAAGAAACCATGCCACAGGTGAGCGTCAGCCTGCACCCGGATGAAACCCCGAATGTCTGGGATCTTGACTGTACTGTGTCTATGGTGCCTGCCTATGAAGATGTTGTTGCGCGCGAGCAGCAGTTTGAAAGTATTGCTGCCAAGTTTGACGGTTATAACGACGGCTGGGGCATAGAAGCTTAA
- a CDS encoding trimeric intracellular cation channel family protein has protein sequence MTELLYYLDLFGVVVFALSGALMAGRYKLDPFGVVVLASVTAVGGGTIRDVILGAYPVFWVANPVYLWLILITAILTILIVRRPKRIPKRFLLIADAFGLALFAVLGTAKALSLSAPMPVAIVMGTLTGVAGGMIRDVLCNVIPMILRQEIYATAAMLGSCLYVALDYFAFGQNTSLILAISGALALRLAAIYWQVSLPAFHISEKEADKGEKKNKQ, from the coding sequence ATGACTGAACTGCTTTACTACCTGGATCTTTTCGGGGTTGTGGTGTTTGCCCTTTCCGGCGCATTAATGGCCGGGCGTTATAAACTCGATCCTTTCGGGGTAGTGGTGCTGGCCTCGGTCACCGCAGTGGGGGGCGGTACCATAAGGGATGTGATCTTGGGGGCCTATCCGGTATTCTGGGTTGCCAACCCGGTTTATCTCTGGCTGATTTTAATTACCGCTATCCTGACCATATTGATCGTCAGACGGCCCAAGCGTATCCCTAAACGGTTTTTGTTGATTGCCGATGCCTTTGGCCTGGCGTTATTTGCGGTATTGGGGACGGCAAAAGCCTTATCGCTGAGTGCCCCTATGCCGGTGGCGATAGTGATGGGTACCTTAACCGGTGTTGCCGGGGGCATGATCCGGGATGTGTTGTGTAATGTGATTCCCATGATATTACGCCAGGAAATATACGCCACCGCCGCCATGCTCGGCAGCTGTTTATATGTGGCGCTGGATTATTTTGCCTTTGGCCAGAATACCAGTTTGATCCTGGCGATTAGCGGCGCCCTGGCCCTGCGCCTGGCGGCCATTTACTGGCAGGTCTCGCTGCCCGCTTTTCACATCTCTGAAAAAGAGGCGGATAAAGGGGAAAAAAAGAACAAGCAATAG